In Heteronotia binoei isolate CCM8104 ecotype False Entrance Well chromosome 4, APGP_CSIRO_Hbin_v1, whole genome shotgun sequence, a genomic segment contains:
- the ENAM gene encoding enamelin: MKIILLYLCLVTTSCAVLLRKPRRAGFGSKSEEMMQYGPYAYMNSPQLAPFLYGYRPSYPQLFPQPLQRFYLWPQQTPVHQAARLPQHKPHQIPAARQPIHRPQVRPQVRPQQPHKPIQQQPHPKIQLPPKKPPNTSPPQTHHQVPVHQPKVIRQQQPQILFPNQQHLWHFPQIYGQGGFHPQPFGPFHGHMPAGFGRPPVSNEEGTPYYGYGYGYPGLGGRPYNSEEFEQDYEKPKEKDPPNTESPATNATDTNSTLSNPSSQAGNATNSGLSVTDNGAKSPNLESRPLVGNGVPTLSPTLHVSKGDAAAQNVISQSIHRASSPNINHIIQNLPPDKQQSTGNGLHVYKPYPGMEESRHNTYISRGNPSEHLENPAYPSVYGESSNQRGNLQNINNNNPSINSRANLYGQQEHPHYPEKNPSDQRQILPFPSSDPQSQWNNDPVYRDNSLNRFPPEGASMDGQFNTLGQAENSYNIRKDTEQFQLPGMHQLSSLSPQGVFLPTKRTLSEAETHPFHWKEQSFNLPVHEREQFPPPRNHVWNKQEDLPVFQDDPPRYNSRHVSGDFGQREHISYPEKSSYDQPPRSFYPDTWEGRESSPTLGPAGQRERPLYSSVVPSSQVQRNSYHRSDPFVQQEREVYPRQTPWAHEKHVLDQDREYRNPPYNPAHQHAYPKYSPENPSNQRRANMPYQEINPWNPEEHSPPYAAEHLRQTENIPYRRNNEFGHTERNIPNERTNSPPQSTTFLQGGSQYSERDTWSPHRMGPSIQKEASPYFNSYSLDFRRNPTHMEDTGGAHISNVNTAERRNYPDRLGYPDDYPREHRTITSYPTANRLCCAGDSTVPRENSLAPLRSAPQFRLASWEQRGSSLYPEAKFDHIKQGSHTLYPSGMQSSLKTEKSPPTQRENLGVFEEDVVGLERAPPCFRSQLGQENGHEVNHETGLTPTRNTPCYGRSIRGDGHSVLERIIQPKRELGMAAAVKFVPQKGPPAQGIKSVTFDSKGSRKEQQAVLGFKGIPCLVNQLKQLLSSTGAPSGDKQQDLFYAEDPTLIKQSYVILPEPHPLSSTDPSYDPEEKPLTPSSPGEDLADQPNERTSDCLLLQK; the protein is encoded by the exons TTGGCACCTTTCTTATATGGCTATCGCCCAAGTTACCCACAGCTGTTCCCTCAACCTCTGCAAAGATTTTACTTATGGCCACAACAAACACCAGTACATCAAGCTGCTAGGCTACCCCAGCACAAGCCACACCAAATTCCAGCAGCTAGGCAGCCCATCCACAGGCCACAGGTGAGGCCACAGGTGAGGCCACAG CAGCCACACAAGCCTATACAGCAACAGCCACATCCAAAAATACAGCTGCCACCGAAGAAGCCTCCAAATACCAGTCCTCCTCAGACTCACCATCAAGTGCCAGTGCATCAACCCAAAGTGATCAGACAGCAGCAACCTCAA ATATTGTTCCCAAATCAGCAGCATCTCTGGCATTTCCCACAG ATTTATGGTCAAGGAGGCTTCCATCCACAACCATTTGGCCCATTTCATGGA caTATGCCTGCTGGATTTGGACGGCCACCAGTCAGCAATGAAGAAGGG ACTCCATACTATGGCTATGGCTATGGCTATCCAGGTCTGGGTGGCAGGCCCTATAATTCTGAAGAGTTTGAACAAGACTATGAGAAACCCAAAGAAAAAGATCCTCCCAATACAGAAAGCCCAGCAACCAATGCAACAGACACAAATTCAACTCTTTCCAATCCATCCAGCCAAGCAGGGAATGCTACCAATTCTGGGCTCAGTGTAACTGACAATGGGGCCAAGTCTCCAAACCTTGAAAGCAGGCCGCTTGTTGGAAATGGGGTGCCAACACTATCACCTACTCTTCATGTCTCAAAAggtgatgcagcagcacagaatGTCATCAGTCAATCCATTCATAGAGCCAGCTCTCCAAATATCAATCACATAATTCAAAACTTGCCTCCCGATAAGCAACAATCCACAGGAAATGGTCTGCATGTCTACAAACCCTATCCAGGTATGGAAGAGTCAAGGCATAACACTTACATTTCTAGAGGGAATCCCTCTGAACATCTCGAAAACCCAGCATATCCGTCAGTTTATGGGGAGAGCTCCAATCAGAGAGGCAATCTCCAGAacataaacaacaacaacccatcaATAAACAGTAGAGCAAACTTGTATGGACAACAAGAGCATCCCCATTACCCTGAGAAGAACCCGTCAGACCAAAGACAAATATTACCATTTCCCAGCTCTGATCCACAAAGCCAATGGAATAATGATCCAGTCTACAGGGATAACAGCCTCAATAGGTTCCCACCTGAAGGTGCTTCCATGGATGGGCAGTTCAATACATTAGGGCAAGCTGAGAACTCCTATAATATCAGGAAAGACACAGAACAGTTCCAGCTTCCTGGAATGCACCAGCTGAGCTCACTTTCCCCTCAAGGAGTATTTTTACCCACAAAAAGAACTTTGTCTGAGGCAGAAACTCACCCGTTTCACTGGAAAGAGCAGAGCTTTAATCTTCCAGTTCATGAAAGAGAACAATTCCCACCTCCAAGAAACCATGTGTGGAACAAACAGGAGGACTTGCCAGTCTTCCAAGATGATCCCCCTAGATACAACTCAAGGCATGTATCAGGTGATTTTGGCCAGAGGGAACATATTTCATACCCCGAAAAGAGTTCCTATGACCAACCTCCCCGTTCCTTTTATCCTGATAcatgggaagggagagaaagctcTCCCACACTTGGTCCTGCGGGCCAAAGGGAACGCCCTTTATACTCTTCGGTTGTGCCTTCAAGTCAGGTACAAAGAAACTCTTACCATAGAAGTGATCCTTTTGTTCAACAAGAGCGAGAAGTGTATCCCAGGCAAACTCCATGGGCCCATGAAAAACATGTGCTTGACCAGGACAGAGAGTATAGAAACCCTCCCTATAATCCAGCTCATCAGCATGCATATCCAAAGTATTCCCCAGAAAATCCATCCAACCAAAGAAGAGCTAACATGCCATACCAGGAAATTAACCCCTGGAACCCAGAAGAACATTCCCCACCATATGCTGCAGAACACTTGAGACAAACAGAAAATATTCCTTACCGTAGGAACAATGAATTTGGACATACAGAGAGGAATATTCCTAATGAAAGAACAAACTCTCCACCACAAAGCACCACATTTCTCCAAGGAGGATCACAATACTCGGAAAGAGACACTTGGAGCCCTCACAGGATGGGGCCTTCCATTCAGAAAGAAGCATCACCTTATTTTAATAGCTATTCCCTGGATTTCAGAAGAAACCCAACACATATGGAAGACACAGGGGGTGCTCACATTTCCAATGTTAACACAGCAGAAAGAAGAAATTATCCTGACAGATTGGGATACCCAGATGACTACCCAAGAGAGCACAGAACAATCACCTCATACCCAACCGCCAACCGTTTGTGCTGTGCAGGTGATTCCACAGTGCCAAGAGAAAACTCCCTGGCTCCATTAAGAAGTGCTCCTCAATTCAGACTTGCATCATGGGAACAAAGAGGAAGTTCACTATATCCAGAGGCCAAATTTGACCATATTAAGCAAGGTAGCCATACACTGTACCCATCCGGTATGCAATCTTCACTGAAGACTGAAAAAAGCCCACCTACTCAAAGAGAAAATCTGGGTGTCTTTGAAGAGGATGtagtgggtctggagagggcccCACCCTGCTTCAGATCACAGTTAGGCCAAGAGAATGGGCATGAAGTCAACCATGAAACTGGATTAACGCCCACTAGGAATACACCTTGTTATGGAAGAAGTATCCGAGGGGATGGGCACAGTGTCCTTGAACGGATCATTCAACCCAAAAGAGAGCTCGGAATGGCAGCTGCAGTCAAGTTTGTTCCTCAAAAAGGCCCACCGGCACAAGGGATCAAAAGCGTAACTTTCGATAGCAAAGGCAGTCGGAAAGAACAGCAGGCAGTGCTTGGGTTCAAGGGAATCCCATGTTTGGTAAACCAGTTAAAACAGCTTTTATCCAGCACAGGAGCTCCATCTGGTGACAAACAGCAAGATCTTTTTTATGCAGAGGATCCGACACTCATCAAGCAATCGTACGTCATATTGCCCGAACCACATCCCCTGTCCAGCACTGATCCTTCCTATGACCCAGAAGAGAAACCCTTAACGCCCAGTTCTCCGGGAGAAGATTTGGCTGATCAGCCAAATGAAAGGACATCAGACTGTTTACTTCTccaaaaataa